The Pseudomonas parafulva genome includes a window with the following:
- the lldD gene encoding FMN-dependent L-lactate dehydrogenase LldD, giving the protein MIISASTDYRAAAQRKLPPFLFHYADGGAYAEYTLRHNVSDLASIALRQRVLKNMSELSLQTELFGETLSMPVALAPVGLTGMYARRGEVQAARAAAAHGIPFTMSTVSVCPIEEVAPAIDRPMWFQLYVLKDRGFMRNALERAKAAGVRTLVFTVDMPTPGARYRDAHSGMSGKNGPLRRMLQAMTHPQWAWDVGVMGRPHDLGNISTYRGNPTGLADYIGWLANNFDPSISWRDLEWIREFWDGPMIIKGILDADDARDAVKFGADGIVVSNHGGRQLDGVLSSARALPVIADAVKGDLKILADSGIRSGLDVVRMIALGADTVLIGRAFLYALAVHGQAGVKNLLELFEKEMRVAMVLTGTKSIGEITRDSLVRELGA; this is encoded by the coding sequence ATGATCATTTCTGCCTCTACCGATTACCGCGCCGCCGCCCAACGCAAGTTGCCGCCCTTCTTGTTCCACTATGCCGACGGCGGCGCCTACGCCGAGTACACGCTGCGCCACAACGTTTCGGACCTGGCCAGCATCGCCCTGCGCCAGCGCGTGCTGAAGAACATGTCCGAACTCAGCTTGCAGACCGAGCTGTTCGGTGAAACCCTGAGCATGCCCGTGGCCCTGGCCCCGGTCGGCCTGACCGGCATGTACGCCCGTCGTGGCGAAGTGCAGGCGGCCCGTGCGGCGGCCGCCCACGGCATCCCGTTCACGATGTCCACCGTTTCGGTCTGCCCCATCGAAGAAGTGGCCCCGGCCATCGACCGGCCGATGTGGTTCCAGCTGTACGTGCTCAAGGACCGCGGCTTCATGCGCAATGCCCTGGAGCGCGCCAAGGCCGCCGGCGTTCGCACCCTGGTGTTCACCGTCGACATGCCTACTCCCGGCGCCCGCTACCGTGATGCCCACTCGGGCATGAGCGGCAAGAACGGCCCGCTGCGGCGTATGCTGCAAGCCATGACCCACCCGCAGTGGGCATGGGACGTGGGCGTCATGGGCCGCCCGCACGACTTGGGCAACATCTCCACCTACCGGGGCAACCCCACGGGCCTGGCCGACTACATCGGCTGGCTGGCCAACAACTTCGACCCGTCCATTTCCTGGCGCGACCTGGAGTGGATCCGCGAGTTCTGGGACGGCCCGATGATCATCAAAGGCATCCTCGACGCCGACGATGCCCGCGATGCGGTCAAGTTCGGCGCCGACGGCATCGTCGTGTCCAACCACGGTGGCCGCCAGCTCGACGGCGTGCTATCCAGTGCCCGCGCCTTGCCGGTGATTGCCGACGCGGTGAAGGGCGACCTGAAGATCCTGGCTGACTCCGGCATTCGCAGCGGCCTGGACGTGGTGCGCATGATCGCCCTGGGCGCGGACACCGTGCTGATCGGCCGGGCCTTTCTGTATGCCCTGGCAGTTCATGGCCAGGCGGGGGTGAAGAACCTGCTGGAGCTGTTCGAGAAAGAAATGCGCGTGGCCATGGTGCTGACCGGCACCAAGTCCATCGGCGAGATCACCCGCGACTCGCTGGTACGCGAACTGGGCGCCTGA
- a CDS encoding type II toxin-antitoxin system RatA family toxin: MTTHIQRSALLPYPAQALYDLVNDVASYPDFLPWCSDSTVLEASETHMRAKLEVAKGGISQHFVTRNVLVPGQSIEMNLEEGPFSQLHGIWVFKPLGEKACKISLDLSFDYAGSLVRATLGPLFNQAANTLVDAFCERAKQLYAAS; encoded by the coding sequence ATGACTACCCATATTCAACGCTCCGCCCTGCTGCCATACCCCGCCCAGGCCTTGTACGACCTGGTAAACGATGTGGCCAGCTACCCGGACTTCTTGCCCTGGTGTTCCGACTCGACGGTGCTCGAAGCCAGCGAAACTCACATGCGCGCCAAGCTCGAGGTGGCCAAAGGCGGTATCAGCCAGCACTTCGTTACCCGTAATGTGCTGGTGCCGGGGCAATCCATCGAGATGAACCTGGAGGAGGGGCCGTTCTCTCAGCTGCACGGCATCTGGGTGTTCAAGCCCTTGGGTGAGAAGGCCTGCAAGATCAGCCTGGACTTGTCGTTCGACTATGCCGGCTCATTGGTGCGCGCCACCTTGGGGCCGCTGTTCAATCAGGCCGCCAATACCCTGGTGGATGCGTTTTGCGAGCGTGCCAAGCAGTTGTACGCTGCTTCCTAA
- the recN gene encoding DNA repair protein RecN: MLVHLSIHNYAIVEHLDLEIARGMSVITGETGAGKSIMLDALGLALGDRADSGVVRPGTDKADILATFDLVDIPEAHTWLAERDLASDGLCILRRVITAEGRSRGYINGTPCPLGDLKALGELLIDIHSQHEHQSLLKADTHRRLLDEYAGAIDLARQVQMAAKRWNQTRLELERLSNSGDEQRARHQLLSYQLEELDNLGLGENELEHLEQEHKNLTSAEALFGICRQVIDQCSESDSGNVLGALTSSLNRLGAASNAPKALSEAANLIASAQIQVEEAVGELNRFLDNFDADPMRLQALEERLDTIYTLARKHRVHPTELPHLQQQLMEELEGLNASDESLERLGEEMAAFAQHYKEKARELSGLRQHAAKQLAEAVEQEIQRLGMPGGRFCIQLTPNDTADLSPNGLEQIELLVSANPGQPLKALSKVASGGELSRISLAIQVITAQTSRIPTLVFDEVDVGIGGPTAEIVGQLLRRLGERGQVLTVTHLPQVAAQGHHHLFVHKVRESDTTHTAVASLGKRERVEEVARMLGGIDLTKESLAHARKMVVSGKA; this comes from the coding sequence ATGCTGGTGCACCTGTCCATTCACAACTACGCCATCGTCGAACACCTCGACCTGGAAATCGCCCGCGGCATGTCCGTGATCACGGGCGAGACAGGTGCGGGCAAGTCGATCATGCTCGATGCCCTGGGCTTGGCCTTGGGCGACCGCGCCGACAGCGGCGTGGTACGCCCCGGCACCGACAAGGCCGACATCCTCGCCACGTTCGACCTGGTCGACATCCCCGAGGCCCACACTTGGCTCGCCGAACGTGACCTGGCCAGCGATGGACTGTGCATCCTGCGGCGTGTCATCACTGCCGAAGGCCGCAGCCGTGGCTATATCAACGGTACACCCTGCCCCCTTGGGGACCTCAAGGCCCTGGGCGAGCTGCTGATCGACATCCACAGCCAGCACGAGCACCAGTCCCTGCTCAAGGCCGATACCCATCGGCGTCTGCTCGACGAATACGCCGGGGCCATCGACCTGGCCCGGCAAGTACAGATGGCGGCCAAGCGCTGGAACCAGACGCGGCTCGAACTGGAGCGCCTGTCCAATTCCGGCGACGAACAGCGTGCCCGTCACCAACTGCTCAGCTACCAGCTCGAAGAGCTGGACAACCTAGGCCTGGGCGAAAACGAGCTGGAGCACCTGGAGCAGGAGCACAAGAACCTCACCAGCGCCGAGGCCCTGTTCGGCATTTGCCGCCAGGTCATCGACCAGTGCAGTGAAAGCGATTCGGGCAATGTGCTTGGCGCGCTCACCTCCAGCCTCAACCGGCTGGGCGCTGCCAGCAACGCCCCCAAGGCACTGTCGGAAGCGGCCAACCTGATTGCCAGCGCGCAGATTCAGGTGGAAGAAGCCGTGGGCGAACTCAACCGCTTCCTCGACAATTTCGATGCCGACCCCATGCGCCTCCAGGCCCTGGAAGAGCGCCTCGACACTATCTACACCCTGGCGCGCAAACACCGGGTGCACCCCACGGAGCTACCGCACCTGCAGCAGCAGTTGATGGAGGAGCTCGAAGGGCTCAACGCCAGCGATGAATCCCTGGAGCGCCTGGGCGAAGAAATGGCTGCATTCGCTCAGCACTATAAAGAGAAGGCCCGCGAACTGAGCGGGTTGCGTCAGCATGCCGCCAAGCAACTGGCAGAGGCGGTCGAGCAGGAAATCCAGCGCCTGGGCATGCCCGGTGGCCGCTTCTGCATTCAGCTCACGCCCAATGACACGGCCGACCTATCACCCAATGGGCTGGAGCAGATCGAATTGCTGGTCAGCGCCAACCCCGGCCAGCCTCTCAAGGCGCTGTCCAAAGTCGCCTCGGGCGGCGAACTGTCCCGGATCAGCCTGGCGATCCAGGTCATTACGGCACAGACGTCGCGTATTCCTACCCTGGTATTCGACGAAGTGGACGTGGGTATCGGCGGGCCTACGGCGGAAATCGTGGGCCAGCTGTTGCGTCGCCTGGGCGAACGCGGCCAGGTGCTGACCGTCACCCACCTGCCTCAGGTAGCCGCCCAAGGGCATCACCACCTGTTCGTGCACAAGGTCCGCGAGAGCGATACCACGCACACGGCCGTGGCCAGCCTTGGCAAACGCGAGCGGGTCGAAGAAGTGGCGCGCATGCTGGGTGGCATCGACCTGACCAAGGAATCGCTGGCCCATGCGCGCAAGATGGTGGTCAGCGGCAAGGCCTGA
- a CDS encoding FAD-binding and (Fe-S)-binding domain-containing protein has translation MSLPAAFLRDAERLIPAERRFDDPTSTLAFGTDASFYRLIPKLVVRVESEAEVVGLIKLAQRERVPITFRAAGTSLSGQAISDSVLIVLGDNWNGREVRGQGEQIRLQPGVIGAQANAWLAPFGRKIGPDPASINACKIGGIVANNASGMCCGTAQNTYHTLAGLRLVLADGTCLDSEDPVSVAAFQKSHATLLDALARLGRETRANTALAERIRHKYRLKNTTGMSLNALVDFDQPLDILQHLLVGSEGTLGFISAVTYDTVPDHPHKASALLVFPSVESCCRAVPILKRQPVSAVELLDRRSLRSVQDMAGMPVWVKGLSANACALLIESRAASQTLLHEQVHQVMASIAEFPLEQQVDFSEDPVVYNQLWKIRKDTFPAVGAVRQTGTTVIIEDVTFPVEQLAEGVNRLIQLFDQHRYDEAIIFGHALEGNLHFVFTQGFNSAEEVARYQAFMDDVAQLVAVEFGGSLKAEHGTGRNMAPFVALEWGHDAYQLMWQLKRLLDPNGILNPDVVLSEDPAIHLKHLKPLPAADAIVDKCIECGFCEPVCPSKGLTLSPRQRIVMWRDIQAKERNGQDTRALRDTFQYQGMDTCAATGLCAQRCPVGINTGELVKKLRAQAAEHGKTADWLAEHFKTAMGGARLSLTAANTARKLLGAPRLNRLSAVLSKTSKGRVPRWTPAMPQPLRPVRVGEASNDPRPRVVYLAACVSKVMGPAYADREQSSLLDKTRSLLEKAGYQVVFPENAESLCCGQPFASKGYPEQAEHKRQELINALLHASRGGLDPIYCDTSPCTLRLVQDLGDTRLDLYDPVRFIRTHLVDRLTFTPQDEPVAVHVTCSTQHLGESQALIDLARRCSTQVVIPEGIHCCGFAGDKGFTTPELNAHALRSLKDAVQYCGEGISTSRTCEIGLSTHSGIDYHGLVYLVDRVTQAR, from the coding sequence ATGAGCCTGCCTGCTGCGTTTCTGCGCGATGCCGAGCGCCTGATACCTGCCGAGCGTCGCTTCGACGACCCGACCTCTACTCTGGCCTTCGGCACCGATGCCAGCTTCTATCGCCTGATCCCCAAGCTGGTGGTGCGCGTGGAGTCCGAGGCCGAGGTGGTCGGCCTGATCAAGCTGGCCCAGCGTGAGCGAGTGCCCATCACCTTCCGCGCTGCCGGCACCAGCTTGTCCGGCCAGGCCATCAGTGATTCGGTTCTGATCGTACTGGGCGATAACTGGAACGGGCGCGAGGTGCGCGGCCAGGGCGAGCAGATCAGGCTGCAGCCGGGTGTCATCGGCGCACAGGCCAATGCCTGGCTGGCGCCATTCGGGCGCAAGATCGGCCCGGACCCCGCCTCGATCAATGCCTGCAAGATAGGCGGCATCGTCGCCAACAACGCCAGCGGCATGTGCTGCGGCACGGCGCAGAACACCTACCACACCCTGGCCGGCCTGCGCCTGGTGCTGGCCGACGGCACCTGCCTGGACAGCGAGGACCCGGTCAGCGTCGCGGCCTTCCAGAAAAGCCACGCCACCTTGCTCGACGCCCTCGCCCGCCTGGGCCGGGAGACCCGCGCCAACACGGCCCTGGCCGAGCGCATCCGGCACAAGTACCGGCTCAAGAACACCACCGGCATGTCGCTCAATGCCCTGGTGGATTTCGACCAGCCGCTCGACATCCTGCAGCACCTGCTGGTCGGCTCCGAGGGCACCCTGGGTTTCATCAGCGCGGTGACCTACGACACCGTGCCCGACCACCCACACAAGGCCAGCGCCCTGCTGGTGTTCCCCAGTGTCGAAAGCTGCTGCCGCGCCGTGCCGATCCTCAAGCGCCAGCCCGTGTCGGCGGTGGAGTTGCTGGACCGGCGCAGCCTGCGCTCGGTGCAGGACATGGCCGGCATGCCGGTGTGGGTCAAGGGCCTGTCGGCCAATGCCTGCGCGCTGTTGATCGAATCCCGCGCCGCCAGCCAGACCCTGCTGCACGAGCAGGTGCACCAGGTGATGGCCTCGATTGCCGAGTTCCCCCTGGAACAGCAAGTGGATTTCAGCGAAGACCCGGTGGTGTACAACCAGCTGTGGAAGATCCGCAAGGACACCTTCCCCGCCGTGGGCGCCGTGCGCCAGACCGGCACCACGGTCATCATCGAAGACGTCACCTTCCCCGTCGAGCAACTGGCCGAGGGCGTCAACCGCCTGATCCAGCTGTTCGACCAGCACCGCTACGACGAGGCGATCATTTTCGGCCATGCGCTGGAAGGCAACCTGCACTTTGTCTTCACCCAGGGTTTCAACAGCGCCGAGGAAGTGGCTCGCTACCAGGCTTTCATGGACGACGTGGCGCAGTTGGTGGCCGTGGAGTTCGGCGGCTCGCTCAAGGCCGAGCACGGCACCGGCCGCAACATGGCGCCCTTCGTGGCGCTCGAATGGGGGCATGATGCCTACCAGCTGATGTGGCAGCTCAAGCGCCTGCTCGACCCTAACGGCATTCTCAACCCTGATGTGGTGCTCAGCGAAGACCCGGCCATTCACCTCAAGCACCTCAAGCCGCTGCCGGCTGCCGACGCAATCGTCGACAAGTGCATCGAATGCGGTTTCTGCGAGCCGGTGTGCCCGTCCAAGGGGCTGACCCTCAGCCCGCGCCAGCGCATCGTCATGTGGCGGGATATCCAGGCCAAGGAACGCAACGGCCAGGATACCCGCGCCCTGCGCGACACCTTCCAGTACCAGGGCATGGACACCTGCGCTGCCACGGGGCTGTGTGCCCAGCGCTGCCCGGTGGGCATCAACACCGGCGAGCTGGTCAAGAAGCTGCGCGCCCAGGCGGCCGAACATGGCAAGACCGCCGACTGGTTGGCCGAACACTTCAAGACGGCCATGGGCGGCGCGCGCCTGTCCCTGACCGCCGCCAATACAGCCCGCAAGCTACTGGGCGCGCCTCGTCTTAACCGCTTGAGCGCCGTCCTGAGCAAGACCAGCAAAGGCCGCGTGCCCCGCTGGACCCCGGCGATGCCCCAGCCTCTGCGCCCTGTGCGCGTAGGTGAGGCGAGCAACGACCCGCGCCCGCGCGTGGTCTACCTGGCTGCCTGCGTGTCCAAGGTCATGGGCCCTGCGTATGCCGATCGCGAGCAGAGCTCGTTGCTGGACAAAACCCGCAGCCTATTAGAGAAAGCGGGGTATCAGGTCGTCTTCCCGGAGAATGCCGAAAGCCTGTGCTGCGGCCAGCCCTTCGCCTCCAAAGGCTACCCCGAGCAGGCCGAACACAAGCGCCAGGAGCTGATCAATGCCCTGCTGCACGCCAGCCGTGGCGGCCTGGACCCGATCTATTGCGACACCAGCCCCTGCACGTTGCGCCTGGTCCAGGACCTGGGGGATACCCGTTTGGACCTGTACGACCCCGTGCGTTTCATCCGCACGCACCTGGTCGACCGGCTTACCTTCACCCCGCAGGATGAACCGGTGGCCGTGCATGTGACCTGCAGTACGCAGCACTTGGGCGAAAGCCAGGCCCTGATCGACCTGGCGCGGCGGTGCAGCACCCAGGTGGTGATACCGGAAGGCATTCATTGCTGCGGGTTTGCTGGCGACAAGGGCTTCACCACCCCGGAGCTCAATGCCCATGCCTTGCGCAGCCTGAAGGATGCCGTGCAGTACTGTGGTGAGGGTATTTCTACCAGCCGCACCTGTGAGATTGGCTTGTCGACCCACAGTGGCATCGATTATCACGGGCTGGTGTACCTGGTGGATCGGGTGACCCAGGCGCGGTAG
- the smpB gene encoding SsrA-binding protein SmpB, translated as MAKQKKHPTGTIAQNKKARHDYFIEHKFEAGLVLSGWEVKSLRAGKAHLVDSYVLLKDGEAWLFGSHITPLTTASTHVIADPIRTRKLLLNKRELERLEAAVAQKGYTCVALALYWSKHLIKCEIALGKGKKEYDKRDTVRERDSNRELQRAVRNKGKED; from the coding sequence ATGGCTAAGCAAAAAAAACATCCGACCGGGACCATCGCGCAGAACAAGAAAGCGCGACACGATTACTTCATCGAGCACAAGTTCGAGGCCGGGCTGGTCCTGTCCGGCTGGGAAGTAAAAAGCCTGCGAGCCGGCAAGGCGCACCTCGTTGACAGCTACGTGCTGCTCAAGGACGGTGAGGCCTGGCTGTTCGGCAGCCACATCACCCCGCTGACCACCGCCAGCACCCACGTCATCGCAGACCCTATCCGCACCCGCAAGCTGCTGCTCAACAAGCGTGAGCTCGAGCGCCTGGAAGCGGCCGTGGCGCAGAAGGGTTATACCTGCGTGGCATTGGCGCTGTACTGGAGCAAGCACCTGATCAAGTGCGAAATCGCACTGGGCAAGGGCAAGAAGGAATACGACAAGCGCGATACCGTGCGCGAACGCGATTCCAACCGCGAGCTGCAGCGGGCCGTACGCAACAAGGGCAAGGAAGACTAA
- a CDS encoding outer membrane protein assembly factor BamE, whose product MQNTKLLLTSLTFVGLLALAGCSFPGVYKIDIQQGNVVTQDMIDQLRPGMTRRQVRFIMGNPLIQDTFHTNRWDYLYSLQPGGGQRQQERMSIFFNESDQLVSLSGDFMPGVSRDQEILGGSGDTTVSPGANGEQPAAQPEEKPAKPGSVEESIQREIDTIETTPVPTPAPLETR is encoded by the coding sequence ATGCAAAACACCAAGCTCTTGCTAACCAGCCTCACCTTCGTGGGACTGCTCGCACTCGCCGGTTGCTCGTTTCCCGGGGTTTACAAAATCGACATCCAGCAGGGCAATGTCGTCACGCAGGACATGATAGACCAATTGCGTCCGGGAATGACCCGGCGGCAAGTGCGGTTTATCATGGGCAACCCTCTGATTCAGGATACGTTCCACACCAACCGGTGGGACTACCTCTACAGCCTGCAACCTGGTGGCGGTCAGCGCCAACAGGAACGCATGAGCATTTTCTTCAATGAAAGCGACCAGCTGGTAAGCCTGTCTGGCGACTTCATGCCGGGCGTCAGCCGCGACCAGGAAATCCTTGGTGGCAGCGGCGACACCACGGTCAGCCCAGGTGCCAACGGCGAGCAGCCGGCAGCCCAACCGGAAGAAAAACCGGCCAAACCAGGCTCGGTCGAGGAATCCATCCAGCGCGAGATCGACACCATCGAAACCACGCCAGTGCCTACACCGGCACCGCTGGAAACGCGCTAA
- the grpE gene encoding nucleotide exchange factor GrpE, translating into MADEQLNEKDLNVEQTGADNAADARVLELEEQLAAAKDQSLRTVAELQNIRRRAEQDVEKAHKFALEKFSTDLLPVIDSLELALTHSSAQDEHVKQIREGVELTLKMFQDTLKRYNLEAIDPHGQPFNPEHHQAMAMQENAEVEPNSVLNVFQKGYLLNGRLLRPAMVVVSKAPSAAQPSIDEKA; encoded by the coding sequence ATGGCTGATGAGCAGCTGAACGAGAAAGACCTCAACGTCGAGCAAACCGGTGCCGACAACGCAGCTGATGCCCGCGTGCTGGAACTCGAAGAACAGCTGGCCGCGGCCAAGGACCAGTCACTGCGTACCGTGGCCGAACTGCAGAACATTCGCCGGCGTGCCGAGCAGGATGTGGAAAAGGCGCACAAGTTCGCCTTGGAGAAGTTCTCCACCGACCTGCTGCCTGTGATCGACAGCCTGGAACTGGCCCTGACTCACTCCAGCGCCCAGGACGAACACGTCAAGCAGATCCGCGAGGGCGTCGAGCTGACCCTGAAGATGTTCCAGGACACCCTCAAGCGCTACAACCTCGAAGCCATCGATCCGCATGGTCAGCCGTTCAACCCTGAGCACCACCAGGCCATGGCCATGCAGGAAAACGCCGAGGTCGAACCCAACAGCGTACTGAACGTGTTCCAGAAGGGCTACCTGCTCAATGGCCGCCTGCTGCGCCCCGCCATGGTGGTGGTCAGCAAGGCGCCGAGCGCAGCGCAACCTTCTATCGATGAAAAGGCTTGA
- a CDS encoding lactate permease LctP family transporter, with protein sequence MQTWQQLYSPLGSLGLSALAAVIPIVFFFLALAVFRLKGHVAGSITLGLSILVAIFAFKMPVDMALAAAGYGFLYGLWPIAWIIVAAVFLYKLTVKSGQFEVIRSSVLSITDDQRLQVLLIGFCFGAFLEGAAGFGAPVAITAALLVGLGFNPLYAAGLCLIANTAPVAFGALGIPIIVAGQVTGIDAFHIGAMTGRQLPLLSLFVPFWLVFMMDGLRGVKETWPAALVAGLSFAVTQYFTSNFIGPELPDITSALASLIALTLFLKVWQPKRSFAAATGSVGAAVVQTGGSQPSPYSLGEIFKAWSPFLILTVLVTIWTLKPFKAAFAPGGAMYNFVFNFAIPHLDQLVIKTAPIVAAPTAMPAVFKLDPISATGTAIFLSALISMAVLKINLKTGLTTFKETLYELRWPILSIGMVLAFAFVTNYSGMSSTMALVLAGTGAAFPFFSPFLGWLGVFLTGSDTSSNALFSSLQATTAHQIGVNDTLLVAANTSGGVTGKMISPQSIAVACAATGLVGKESDLFRFTVKHSLFFATIVGLITLVQAYWLTGMLVHH encoded by the coding sequence ATGCAAACCTGGCAACAACTCTACAGCCCGCTGGGCAGTCTCGGCCTGTCCGCCCTGGCGGCGGTCATCCCCATCGTATTCTTCTTCCTGGCCCTGGCCGTCTTCCGCCTCAAAGGCCACGTCGCCGGCAGCATCACCTTGGGTCTGTCGATCCTGGTGGCGATCTTCGCCTTCAAGATGCCTGTCGACATGGCCCTGGCCGCTGCCGGCTACGGCTTCCTCTATGGTCTGTGGCCCATCGCCTGGATCATCGTCGCGGCCGTGTTCCTGTACAAACTCACGGTCAAGAGCGGCCAGTTCGAGGTGATCCGCAGCTCGGTGCTGTCGATCACCGACGACCAGCGCTTGCAGGTGCTGCTGATCGGTTTCTGCTTCGGCGCCTTCCTGGAAGGGGCGGCCGGCTTTGGTGCGCCGGTAGCGATCACCGCCGCGCTGCTGGTGGGCCTTGGCTTCAACCCGCTGTACGCCGCAGGCCTGTGCCTGATCGCCAACACCGCACCGGTCGCTTTCGGCGCGCTGGGCATCCCGATCATCGTGGCAGGCCAGGTCACCGGCATCGACGCCTTCCACATCGGCGCCATGACCGGTCGCCAGCTGCCGTTGCTGTCGCTGTTCGTGCCTTTCTGGCTGGTGTTCATGATGGACGGCCTGCGCGGCGTGAAAGAAACCTGGCCCGCAGCCCTGGTGGCCGGCCTGAGCTTCGCCGTCACCCAGTACTTCACCTCGAACTTCATCGGCCCGGAACTGCCGGACATCACCTCGGCCCTGGCCAGCCTGATCGCCCTGACCCTGTTCCTGAAAGTGTGGCAGCCCAAGCGCTCGTTCGCAGCGGCCACTGGCAGCGTTGGCGCGGCCGTGGTGCAAACCGGTGGCAGCCAGCCAAGCCCCTACAGCCTGGGTGAAATCTTCAAAGCCTGGTCGCCGTTCCTGATTCTCACGGTGCTGGTCACGATCTGGACCCTCAAGCCCTTCAAGGCCGCGTTCGCCCCGGGCGGTGCGATGTACAACTTCGTGTTCAACTTCGCCATCCCGCACCTCGATCAACTGGTGATCAAGACCGCCCCCATCGTGGCCGCGCCTACGGCCATGCCGGCCGTGTTCAAGCTCGACCCGATTTCTGCCACAGGCACCGCGATTTTCCTGTCGGCGCTGATCTCCATGGCCGTGCTCAAGATCAACCTCAAAACTGGTCTGACCACTTTCAAGGAAACCCTGTACGAGCTGCGCTGGCCCATCCTGTCCATTGGCATGGTGCTGGCCTTCGCCTTCGTGACCAACTACTCCGGCATGTCCTCGACCATGGCCCTGGTACTGGCTGGCACCGGCGCGGCGTTCCCGTTCTTCTCGCCGTTCCTGGGCTGGCTGGGGGTGTTCCTGACCGGTTCGGACACCTCCTCCAATGCCCTGTTCAGCTCGTTGCAAGCCACCACCGCACACCAGATCGGCGTGAACGACACCCTGCTGGTTGCAGCCAACACCAGCGGCGGCGTGACCGGCAAGATGATCTCGCCGCAGTCGATCGCCGTGGCGTGCGCCGCCACCGGCCTTGTGGGCAAGGAGTCCGACCTGTTCCGCTTCACCGTCAAGCACAGCCTGTTCTTCGCCACCATCGTCGGCCTGATCACCTTGGTGCAGGCCTACTGGCTGACCGGCATGCTGGTTCATCACTAA
- the fur gene encoding ferric iron uptake transcriptional regulator: MVENSELRKAGLKVTLPRVKILQMLDSAEQRHMSAEDVYKALMEAGEDVGLATVYRVLTQFEAAGLVVRHNFDGGHAVFELADGGHHDHMVNVDTSEVIEFMDAEIEKRQREIVEEHGFELVDHNLVLYVRKKK, from the coding sequence ATGGTTGAAAATAGCGAATTGCGCAAAGCCGGTCTCAAGGTGACCCTGCCTCGAGTCAAGATCCTTCAAATGCTCGACTCTGCCGAGCAGCGTCACATGAGCGCCGAAGATGTGTACAAGGCCCTCATGGAGGCAGGCGAGGATGTTGGCCTGGCCACCGTGTACCGTGTACTGACCCAGTTCGAAGCAGCGGGTCTGGTGGTTCGCCACAACTTCGACGGCGGTCATGCGGTGTTCGAACTGGCCGATGGCGGTCACCACGACCATATGGTCAACGTGGATACCAGTGAAGTCATCGAGTTCATGGACGCCGAGATCGAGAAGCGTCAGCGTGAAATCGTCGAAGAGCATGGTTTCGAGCTGGTGGACCACAACCTGGTCCTTTATGTGCGTAAGAAGAAGTAA
- a CDS encoding FCD domain-containing protein, whose translation MVFDQVRQRRLSDDIVDRLEGMILEGTLTSGQRLPAERVLAEQFGVSRPSLREAIQKLVAKGLLVSKQGGGNYVAQSLGSTFSDPLLQLLEHSPQAQHDLLEFRHTLEASCAYYAAQRATAPDRARLKEAFDVLQDCYARAGEVTRAEEGAADARFHLAIAEASHNAVLLHTIRGLFDLLKRNVVTNIGGMYQQRSETRDMLISQHRELYLAIVEGRAEDAREVSSRHILYVQEVLEEAHEEAQRVARAERRNGH comes from the coding sequence ATGGTTTTTGATCAGGTCCGCCAGCGGCGCCTGTCCGACGACATTGTCGATCGGTTGGAAGGGATGATTCTGGAAGGCACGTTGACGTCGGGCCAGCGGCTGCCGGCCGAACGCGTGCTGGCCGAGCAGTTCGGGGTGTCACGCCCGTCGCTGCGCGAAGCGATCCAGAAGCTGGTGGCCAAGGGCTTGCTGGTCAGCAAGCAGGGCGGCGGCAACTATGTGGCGCAGTCGCTGGGCTCCACGTTCAGCGACCCGTTGTTGCAACTGCTCGAACACAGCCCCCAGGCGCAACACGACCTGCTGGAGTTCCGCCACACCCTGGAGGCGTCTTGTGCCTATTACGCTGCCCAGCGCGCCACTGCACCCGACCGGGCTCGCTTGAAGGAGGCGTTCGACGTGCTGCAGGACTGCTACGCGCGGGCAGGGGAGGTCACACGGGCCGAAGAAGGCGCCGCCGATGCGCGTTTTCACCTGGCCATTGCCGAGGCCAGTCACAATGCCGTGCTGCTGCATACCATCCGCGGGTTGTTCGACTTGCTCAAGCGCAACGTGGTCACCAACATCGGGGGCATGTATCAGCAACGCAGCGAAACGCGCGACATGCTGATCAGTCAGCACCGGGAGTTGTACCTGGCGATTGTCGAAGGTCGGGCCGAGGATGCGCGGGAGGTGTCCAGCCGGCACATTCTGTACGTGCAGGAGGTGCTTGAAGAGGCGCACGAAGAGGCGCAGCGGGTCGCGCGGGCGGAGCGGCGCAACGGGCACTAG